A DNA window from Porphyromonas gingivalis ATCC 33277 contains the following coding sequences:
- a CDS encoding TetR/AcrR family transcriptional regulator has translation MDARARILRAAREEFMVNGFRDASLRTIARESGVAVSNIYNYFEHKDSLFRAVLQPLLDEFGRIMEGHNSEHNMDVYMLMPEKFREETTKEFMQFARQFRAELKLLLLQSGGSSLEHFKDQVISRQIRSGENYLQLFKEKYPHANTEVSPFFIRLGAAWWVNVFIEIITNEIHTEEEINQGLSEYIAFGTAGWRALMQI, from the coding sequence ATGGATGCTCGTGCCAGAATCTTGCGAGCTGCACGAGAGGAATTTATGGTCAATGGTTTCCGAGATGCTTCTCTCCGAACCATCGCTCGCGAATCGGGAGTAGCCGTGAGCAATATATACAACTACTTCGAGCACAAGGACAGCCTCTTCAGGGCTGTGCTTCAACCTCTCTTGGATGAATTCGGGCGGATAATGGAAGGTCACAACAGTGAGCACAATATGGACGTCTATATGCTCATGCCTGAAAAGTTCCGCGAAGAGACGACAAAGGAGTTCATGCAGTTTGCCCGGCAGTTTCGGGCTGAGCTGAAGCTCCTGCTCTTGCAGTCCGGGGGCTCGTCGTTGGAGCACTTCAAGGATCAGGTCATCAGCAGACAAATACGATCCGGCGAAAACTATCTGCAGCTCTTCAAAGAAAAATACCCACATGCCAACACCGAGGTAAGCCCCTTCTTTATCCGATTGGGGGCCGCGTGGTGGGTCAATGTTTTCATCGAGATAATAACAAATGAGATTCATACCGAGGAGGAGATAAATCAAGGTCTGTCCGAATATATCGCTTTCGGTACGGCCGGCTGGCGAGCACTGATGCAGATATGA